The DNA segment GAATTGGCGTTGGCCAAGAAAGTCAACCTGGATTTCGTGGAAGTGCCGTTGAAGGATTTTGCGAAAACCATTGGTGCCATGGGCGAAATCAATGTGCTCCTAGACGACAAGGCGCTCACCGACGCCGGGGTCAATGGTGATGCGCCGATCACGTGTGCCGTCAAGCAGATCGCGCTTCGCAACGGGTTGCGCTTGATCCTTCAACAGCACGAACTCAACTATTTCGCGATTGCAGACAACGTGCTGCTCATCACGACCGACGCGAAGGCCAAGGAACACGTCGTCGTTCGGCTTTATGATATTCGCGACTTGAACAGCACTCCGCCGCGGAAGCTCATTCAACCGGAAGGCAGTTACGGCACGCTCCCAGATCTCATTACGTCGTCTATCGCACCGACGACTTGGACGGCCGCCGGGGGTACTGGCTCGATTACCGTTCAAAACGGCATCCTCGTGGTTTCGCAAACTCAGGAGATCCAGGAACAGCTCAACGACCTGCTCGCGAAGCTTCGTCTGGTTCGCGAGCAGCAGCGGCACGGGCCAAGCACGTCGGCAGAATTCCTTGGAGAGTCGTCCGACGGCACCGAGGAGAAAACTCGGCGGCTGCTCGAAACGCGGCGCGATTTCGATTTCACGGAGGTGCCGTTGAAGGATGTCGCGGAACTGTTGAAGAAGGACGGACTTGAGGTGCAACTCGATGAGAAATCGCTTACCGACGCGGGCGTCACCGCCGAAACGCCGATCTCGTTCCGCGCCAAGCACGTCCGTCTCGATTTCGCCCTCACGCAACTCCTGCAAGAGCATGAGCTGAACTATATTATCGACCACGAAGTGCTGCTCATCACCACCGACGCGAAGGCGAAAGAATTCGTGACGGTGGCGATCTATCCTGTCGCCGATCTTGTCGCCGACGCGGGACAGTCGCCGGAAGAAATGGAGCAAGCTTGCCGCGGACTTATCGAATCGATCACCACCACAATTGCTCCAACTACCTGGAACGAATCGGGCGGAACCGGATCAATTGACGCCGCGCCGTTTTCCAAAGCGCTGGTCATCGCACAAACGCGTGAGGTCCACCAAGAAACAGGCGATTTGTTGACAACGCTCCGTTCGCTCCGCGATGCGGGGAAAAAGCCGGGGGCCAGCGAGCACGCTGACGCCAGAATCAATGCGCCCGTCGTCAAAGTTTATCAACTATCGCCCCAAGGCGCCGGCGCAGTAGCGGATTATGCGAAGGTCATCCGTGATCTGCTTGTTCCAACGCATCCGAACGTCGACGGCTCCTATGTCGGCACGGTGCCGGGCGCGATCGTCGTTCGCGCCCAGCCGACAGCGCACGAACAAATTCGCGAGTTGCTGAACGAATTGCGTGCTTTCCCCGGACTCGGCGGCGCTGGTGATCTCCGCGGTGCCGGCGGCTCGGGCGGCGGCGCCGGCTTCGGCTCCGCCGGAGGCGGCTTCGGCCGCGGCGGAGCATTTTAGCACGGCTTGATACGTAGCCGAGGCGTTCACGCCTGGCTCGCGAATAGAGATTCGGTCATGTCACGACAAATGCCCCAACGGGGCTTCGTCCTCCAGCCCAAGGGTTGGCCGCCTCGGCCTACCGCTGGGCTGGAGGGCGCAACGTCGTTGGCGTTGAAAAAGGCGTAAACGCCTAGTCTACGTAAAAGCGCGATCCGTCGCGGTCGCGGCGTTGGTCGTCAGCCATCAAACCGCAGTAGCGCGTATTTCTTCCGGCCCGAGCGGAGGACCATGACTGTTTCGCTCGCCAGGTCTTTCCCCGTTAGCGTCTGGTCGATTCCTTCCACGCGGCGGTTGTTCACGTACGCGCCACCTTGCTCGATCGAGCGCCGGGCTTCTCCCTTGCTCTTCGCCAGACCGGATTCGACGAAGGCGTCGATCACACTTAGCCCGTGGCCGTCGAAGCGCGAGCGCGGCAGCGTCTTGCTCGGCACATCGGCGAAGATCTCGACGAGTTGCGCATCGTTCAATTGGTCGATCTCGGCGCCGAAGAAGATTTCGGTCGCGCGGCGGGCGGCGGCGAGCCCCGCGTCGCCGTGGATGAGCCGAGTCAGTTCTTCGGCAAGCCGGCGCTGGCTTTCGCGCGCTCCCGGATTGGCCGCCCGAGCGGTGTCGAGTGTTTCGATCTCCTCGCGCGGCAGTTCCGTGAGAAACCGCAGGCACTTGCCCGCGTCGGCATCCTCGACGTTGATCCAGTATTGGTAGAACTGATAGGGGCTGGTGCGGGCGGCGGAGAGCCAGATCGCGCCGCTTTCGGTTTTCCCCATCTTGCCGCCGTCGCTCTTAGTCAACAGCGGCCAGGTGATTCCGTAAAGCTGCACGCCGCGGAGCCGCCGCGCCAAGTCGATGCCCGCTGTGATGTTCCCCCACTGATCGCTGCCGCCGACCTGCAACTGGCATTGGAA comes from the Pirellulales bacterium genome and includes:
- the tyrS gene encoding tyrosine--tRNA ligase; this translates as MLPDLRWRGLIQQTTDDANLANWLDSATRTLYCGFDPTADSLHVGHLMGVMTLRRFQRAGHRPIALVGGATGMIGDPSGKSEERNLLSPEVLWANIAAMEVQMRTILDFESVTNPAILVNNFDWMSRFSYLDFLRDVGKHFPVNVMLAKDSVKGRLERTDSGMSYTEFSYMLLQAYDFVHLADQFQCQLQVGGSDQWGNITAGIDLARRLRGVQLYGITWPLLTKSDGGKMGKTESGAIWLSAARTSPYQFYQYWINVEDADAGKCLRFLTELPREEIETLDTARAANPGARESQRRLAEELTRLIHGDAGLAAARRATEIFFGAEIDQLNDAQLVEIFADVPSKTLPRSRFDGHGLSVIDAFVESGLAKSKGEARRSIEQGGAYVNNRRVEGIDQTLTGKDLASETVMVLRSGRKKYALLRFDG